DNA sequence from the Paenibacillus azoreducens genome:
GTGAAGCCTATGCTTCGATGCTTACTCCGAATACTTTGCGGGGACCCCGGAAACCTAACAAAATAACCCCACAAAGTGAAGCCTATGCTTCGATGCTTACTCCGAATACTTTGCGGGGACCCCAGAAACCTAACAAAATAACCCCACAAAGTGGAACTTATGCTTCGATACTACTCCGAATACTTTGCGGGGACCCCTAAAAAACTTATACATTCTATACCCGCAAAAAAAGCACAGTTCTCTTTCGAGAACTGTGCTTATAGGCTTAATTAACCAAAGCTATAAGAAAAACGTCATCGACGTAATTTCACAATGAAAAACGTCAACCAACGTTACTTCCAAAGAAGCTAAGACCGTGTTTAGCGGAATTTTTTTTCTTACGATTATCGAATGGTTCAGCACTGCCGAGCATTTATAATCCAAAGAAATCCGTTAACGAAGGCCAATCTTATAATTTAGTTACGTTAGCAGCTTGTGGGCCACGGTTGCCTTCAGTGATTTCGAATTCAACTTCTTGACCTTCGTCCAGAGTTTTGAATCCATCTCCTTGGATAGCGGAGAAATGTACGAATACGTCCTCGCCGCCTTCAACTTGAATAAAGCCATAGCCTTTTTCTGCGTTAAACCATTTAACTGTACCTTTCAAATGAACAACCTCCTAAAAATACCGCCATATGTGGCGAATAACTACATTATACTTCATGCCCCTTGACAATGCAATCGCTCTTTTGCGAATTGTATCTTTTCATTTGCTTTTGGAGCTTCCTCTGCGGTATCATTTTACCAAAAGACCAAACGGAGAATGCATATGATCAAAAAACATGAAATATACAAAAAAGACAAATGGAACATGATGACCGTCGAAGTGCAGGGACGATATATCGTTCTTCGTGAAATCTCCGATCAGTGGGGCGAGGAAACCCATACATTCATGAGCCGCCCGGCTCTTATGCAATGGGCCGCAACCCGTTTTCCAAAAGAAGAGTACGAAGACAATATGGAAGAATGGCGTTCAATCATGGCCGCTTTTAAAGGAGTTTAGTCCTTCAAAATGGAATATAACAGCATCCTTATCTTTATCATTTCCGCCTTTTGCCTTGGAGCCGTTCTCATCATGATGAGAAATTCGGTGCCGCAGAAGCTGAAACGGGGTCTTGCGGGCACAGCTGCCTTCATGATCCTCATTGCCTTTATTCTTATTGTATACAGTCTGTTCAAGATGGGTTCCAGCCCTTGAAGGAAAGATTAATATTGCGGGGAAAAGTTCATACTAAGGGGGATATTTCCTGACTAAGGAGGTCTCCCTACCCTTGAATTTCAATGCAACACTCAGGCTTGCCATGGCATTTGCCATTACCGTGAGTGCGGATCCCCTTTTTCCTCCTGCGGTTTCATCAAGCGGAGCCCATGCACCATCATCCCAACATTTAAGGAGGATTCCCATGGAAAAAATATTGAAACGTTCTGAAGTCGCCGAAGAGCATAAATGGAATGTGGAGGATTTGTTTGACGGGCAAAAGGCCTGGGATCAAACCTATGCCGAGCTGCAGCAGGAAGTGAAGAAAATGGCTGACTTCCACGGCAAACTTGATAATGCGCAATCCGTGAAATCCTGCTTCGGACTGGAAGACGAAATTGCGCTTAAGGCTGAGCGGCTTTATGTTTACGCGCACTTGCATCATGATGAAGATACAGCAAACCCTACATACCAGGCCCTCTCCCAGAAGGCCAAAAAATTGAACGTACAAATCGGCGAAGCTCTATCTTTTATTACGCCTGAAATTTTGTCCCTGCCGGATGAGAAGCTGGATGCGTTTATTGCCGATCCCGCCCTCGCCCCTTACAAGTTCACTTTGACCGAAATGAAGCGTGAAAAAGCCCACGTGCTTTCCAAAACGGAAGAAGCGCTGCTCGCGCAAGTCGGCAACCTGTCCCAGGCGCCGCAGACCATTTTCGGCATGCTTAATAACGCGGATATGAAGTTCCCATCCATTAAAAACGAAGAAGGCAAGGAAGTTGAACTCACTCACGGCAATTATATCCAATTTTTGGAGAGTCCGAACCGTGAAGTTCGCGAGCGCGCCTTCAAAGCCGTATACGGAACCTATTCCAAACAAAAGAACACGATCGCCTCAACGTTGAACGCCAACGTCAACAAAAATATTTTTTATGCGAACGTACGCAAATATCCTTCGGTGCTGGAGATGTCCCTATACGGCGACAACATTCCGAAGGAAGTGTACACCAATCTGATCGACACGATCCATGAAAGCCTGCCGCTTCTGCATCGCTACATGAATCTCCGCAAAAAGCTGCTGGGCGTCGACGAACTTCATATGTACGATCTTTTCGCTCCGCTGGTGGATGAATACAAGATGGACATTACCTATGATGAAGCGAAACAAACCGTAAAAGAAGGCCTGAAACCGCTTGGCGAGGATTATTTGAAATCGCTGCAGGAAGGCTACGACAACAAATGGATTGACGTGTATGAAAATGAAAACAAACGCACCGGCGCTTACAGCTGGGGCGCCTACGGCACGCATCCATTCGTGCTGCTGAACCATAAGGATAATCTGAACAGCATGTTTACGCTCGCCCATGAAATGGGCCATGCGCTGCATTCCTACTACTCG
Encoded proteins:
- the pepF gene encoding oligoendopeptidase F; its protein translation is MEKILKRSEVAEEHKWNVEDLFDGQKAWDQTYAELQQEVKKMADFHGKLDNAQSVKSCFGLEDEIALKAERLYVYAHLHHDEDTANPTYQALSQKAKKLNVQIGEALSFITPEILSLPDEKLDAFIADPALAPYKFTLTEMKREKAHVLSKTEEALLAQVGNLSQAPQTIFGMLNNADMKFPSIKNEEGKEVELTHGNYIQFLESPNREVRERAFKAVYGTYSKQKNTIASTLNANVNKNIFYANVRKYPSVLEMSLYGDNIPKEVYTNLIDTIHESLPLLHRYMNLRKKLLGVDELHMYDLFAPLVDEYKMDITYDEAKQTVKEGLKPLGEDYLKSLQEGYDNKWIDVYENENKRTGAYSWGAYGTHPFVLLNHKDNLNSMFTLAHEMGHALHSYYSDNTLPYRDAQYTIFLAEVASTTNEALLMDYLLKKSTDPKEKMYLLTYYADQFRTTVFRQTMFAEFEKLIHERAESGEALTPQALSEIYYDLNVKYHGKGMAVDKDIEMEWARIPHFYNSFYVYKYATGFSAATSFSKQILEDGQPAVDRYLGFLKSGGSDFSINILKKAGVDMSSPQPIREAMSVFENVIEQLEQMTK
- a CDS encoding cold shock domain-containing protein, producing the protein MKGTVKWFNAEKGYGFIQVEGGEDVFVHFSAIQGDGFKTLDEGQEVEFEITEGNRGPQAANVTKL